Proteins encoded within one genomic window of Amorphoplanes friuliensis DSM 7358:
- the pucL gene encoding factor-independent urate hydroxylase, which translates to MAIVLGSNRYGKAEVRLVRVTRPGDTHGLVDLNVSIALSGDLAATHLTGDNAGVLPTDTMKNTVYAFAREHGVTSPEAFGLLLARHFVTTQEQVTGARISIESYGWERLGPHSFRRAGDYVRTARIFVTPDGTQVVSGLENLVLLNSTASEFRGFPRDKYTTLAETTERILATEVDARWRHRGDSADWDESFEGAKDALVNAFVNTYSASLQQTLFSMGTRVLDSRTELAEIRLALPNKHHYLADLSPFDLENPGEVYIAGDRPYGLIEGTVTRDDAPPASSEWYL; encoded by the coding sequence GTGGCGATCGTGCTGGGGAGCAACCGTTACGGCAAGGCGGAGGTGCGCCTGGTGCGTGTCACGCGGCCCGGCGACACCCACGGGCTCGTCGATCTGAACGTGAGCATCGCCCTCTCCGGTGACCTCGCGGCGACGCACCTGACCGGTGACAACGCCGGTGTGCTGCCCACCGACACGATGAAGAACACCGTGTACGCCTTCGCCCGCGAGCACGGTGTCACCTCGCCCGAAGCGTTCGGTCTGCTGCTGGCCCGGCACTTCGTCACGACGCAGGAGCAGGTCACCGGCGCGCGGATCAGCATCGAGTCGTACGGCTGGGAACGCCTCGGCCCGCACTCGTTCCGCCGGGCGGGCGACTATGTCCGCACCGCGCGGATCTTCGTCACGCCGGACGGCACCCAGGTCGTGTCGGGGCTCGAGAACCTGGTCCTGCTCAACTCCACGGCGTCGGAGTTCCGCGGTTTCCCCCGCGACAAGTACACGACGCTGGCCGAGACGACCGAGCGGATCCTGGCCACCGAGGTCGACGCCCGCTGGCGGCACCGCGGCGACTCCGCCGACTGGGACGAGTCGTTCGAGGGCGCGAAGGACGCGCTGGTCAACGCCTTCGTGAACACGTACAGCGCCTCGTTGCAACAGACGCTGTTCTCGATGGGCACGCGGGTGCTCGACAGCCGCACCGAGCTTGCCGAGATCCGCCTGGCGCTGCCGAACAAGCACCACTACCTGGCCGACCTGTCGCCGTTCGATTTGGAGAATCCCGGTGAGGTGTACATCGCGGGCGACCGGCCGTACGGCCTGATCGAGGGCACGGTGACCCGGGACGACGCACCGCCGGCGAGTTCGGAGTGGTACCTGTGA
- the hrpB gene encoding ATP-dependent helicase HrpB has translation MAADALPDLPIRAVLTEVGDALAGAGAAVLVAPPGTGKTTLVPLALAGTGRVVVAEPRRVAARAAARRMAGLLGEQVGERVGYTVRGDRRVSAATRVEVVTTGVLVRRLQRDQELTGTTVVIIDECHERHLDTDLALAFLIEVRAALRPDLQVLATSATAESGRLSEILGDAPIIEAKAALFPVDVHWCPPPQPVAPPLGLRVDPKLLDHVATTVRRALTDGDGDVLVFLPGAREIETVASRLRGVDAEIVPLHGRQSGSIQDAALRPSPVRRVVLATAVAESSLTVPGVRAVVDAGLSRVPRMDHSRGLGALVTVPVSRAAATQRAGRAGREAPGRVYRCWSQAQHDRLPAQPEPEVAAADLTGFALDLALWGHPDGTGLALPDTPPAGAMQAAMGTLHALGATDTDGRITARGRALADAGLHPRLARALLDGAATVGARRAAEVVALLDGDRRADDLITAWRRARTDNDGAWRAEVRRLTAAITRNTSGGGSELPDDLAAGLIIGLAYPERVARAREAGGRAYLMAGGTAADLTGSSNLAGTPWLAVADADRAPGARTARIRSAAPLDEASACLAAATLRQTTTETGWIDGDVIARRLDRLGAITLSERRIERPDPTQVQAALRDGLQREGLALLTWSRTATELRERLAFAHAALGAPWPPVDDDALLSSLDDWLPLQQARRRADLAKIDTASALRRLLPWSVAGRLDDIAPERLPVPSGSKVRIDYTDPAAPVLAVKVQEAFGWKNAPRLADGRIPVLLHLLSPAGRPVAVTADLASFWANGYPQVRAELRGRYPRHPWPEDPTTAEPTRRTNRRS, from the coding sequence ATCGCCGCGGACGCCCTGCCCGACCTGCCGATCCGTGCCGTCCTGACCGAGGTCGGCGACGCCCTGGCCGGCGCGGGTGCGGCGGTCCTGGTGGCGCCACCCGGCACCGGCAAGACCACGCTGGTCCCGCTCGCGCTGGCCGGCACGGGCCGGGTCGTCGTGGCCGAACCCCGCCGGGTCGCGGCCCGCGCCGCTGCCCGTCGCATGGCGGGCCTGCTCGGCGAACAGGTCGGCGAACGTGTCGGCTACACCGTCCGCGGCGACCGCCGCGTCTCCGCCGCGACCAGGGTGGAGGTGGTGACGACCGGGGTTCTCGTACGCCGCCTGCAACGCGACCAGGAGCTGACCGGCACGACCGTCGTGATCATCGACGAGTGCCACGAACGGCACCTGGACACCGACCTCGCCCTGGCGTTCCTGATCGAGGTCCGTGCCGCCCTCCGCCCGGACCTCCAGGTGCTGGCCACCTCGGCGACAGCCGAGTCGGGCCGCCTCTCCGAGATCCTCGGTGACGCCCCGATCATCGAGGCCAAAGCGGCACTCTTCCCGGTCGACGTGCACTGGTGCCCGCCCCCGCAGCCGGTCGCACCGCCGCTCGGCCTCCGCGTCGACCCGAAACTCCTCGACCACGTCGCCACCACGGTCCGCCGTGCCCTGACCGACGGCGACGGCGACGTCCTGGTATTCCTGCCCGGCGCCCGCGAGATCGAGACGGTCGCGTCCCGGTTGCGCGGCGTCGATGCCGAGATCGTGCCCCTGCACGGCCGCCAGTCCGGGTCCATCCAGGACGCCGCCCTGCGCCCGAGTCCGGTACGCCGCGTGGTGCTGGCCACCGCGGTCGCGGAAAGCAGCCTGACCGTCCCCGGCGTCCGCGCGGTGGTCGACGCCGGCCTGAGCCGCGTGCCGCGCATGGACCACAGCCGCGGCCTGGGCGCCCTGGTCACGGTCCCCGTCTCCCGCGCCGCAGCGACCCAGCGCGCGGGCCGGGCAGGCCGCGAGGCGCCGGGCCGCGTCTACCGCTGCTGGTCCCAGGCCCAGCACGACCGCCTGCCGGCCCAGCCCGAACCGGAAGTGGCCGCGGCCGACCTCACCGGCTTCGCCCTCGACCTGGCCCTCTGGGGTCACCCGGACGGCACCGGCCTGGCCCTGCCCGACACCCCACCGGCAGGCGCGATGCAGGCGGCGATGGGCACCCTGCACGCCCTCGGCGCCACCGACACGGACGGCCGCATCACCGCCCGCGGCCGCGCCCTGGCCGACGCCGGCCTCCACCCCCGCCTGGCCCGCGCCCTCCTCGACGGCGCCGCCACAGTAGGCGCACGCCGAGCCGCCGAGGTGGTGGCCCTCCTCGACGGCGACCGCCGCGCCGACGACCTGATCACCGCCTGGCGCCGTGCCCGCACCGACAACGACGGCGCGTGGCGTGCCGAGGTACGCCGCCTGACCGCCGCCATCACCCGCAACACGTCCGGCGGCGGCTCCGAACTCCCCGACGACCTCGCCGCGGGACTGATCATCGGTCTTGCGTACCCCGAACGGGTGGCCAGAGCCCGCGAGGCCGGCGGTCGCGCGTACCTGATGGCCGGAGGAACCGCCGCGGACCTGACCGGCAGCAGCAACCTGGCCGGAACGCCCTGGCTGGCGGTCGCCGACGCCGACCGTGCCCCGGGCGCCCGCACCGCACGCATCCGCAGCGCCGCCCCCCTCGACGAGGCCAGCGCCTGCCTCGCCGCAGCCACCCTCCGACAAACCACCACCGAAACCGGCTGGATCGACGGTGACGTGATCGCCCGCCGCCTCGACCGCCTCGGCGCGATCACCCTGTCCGAACGCCGCATCGAACGCCCCGACCCCACCCAGGTCCAGGCGGCCCTCCGCGACGGCCTGCAGCGTGAAGGCCTGGCCCTCCTCACCTGGTCCCGGACGGCGACCGAACTCCGCGAGCGCCTGGCGTTCGCCCACGCCGCCCTCGGCGCGCCCTGGCCGCCGGTCGACGACGACGCCCTGCTGTCTTCGCTGGACGACTGGCTACCCCTGCAACAGGCCCGCCGCCGGGCCGACCTCGCGAAGATCGACACGGCCTCCGCCCTGCGCCGCCTGCTCCCCTGGTCGGTGGCCGGCCGCCTGGACGACATCGCACCCGAACGCCTTCCGGTGCCTAGCGGGTCCAAGGTCCGCATCGACTACACGGACCCGGCTGCGCCGGTGCTGGCCGTCAAAGTCCAGGAAGCTTTCGGTTGGAAGAACGCGCCCCGGCTGGCTGACGGGCGTATCCCGGTGCTGCTCCATTTGCTGTCCCCGGCGGGTCGGCCGGTCGCCGTCACGGCCGACCTGGCCTCGTTCTGGGCGAATGGGTATCCGCAGGTGCGGGCGGAGCTCCGCGGTCGGTATCCCCGCCACCCCTGGCCCGAGGATCCGACCACCGCCGAACCGACCCGGCGCACGAACCGCCGCTCATAA
- the uraH gene encoding hydroxyisourate hydrolase, which yields MPSTDGTAAPFHTRISTHILDTATGDPARDVYVRLERRDSEGWRTIAEGRTDDDGRLRHQVPLHDWQAGGYRLMFYVEPYLGGDAFFPEITVAFHVHDPERHYHVPLLLSRYGYTTYRGS from the coding sequence ATGCCCTCGACTGACGGCACGGCGGCGCCGTTCCACACCCGGATCTCCACCCACATCCTGGACACGGCGACGGGTGATCCGGCCCGCGACGTGTACGTCCGCCTGGAACGCCGCGACTCCGAGGGCTGGCGCACGATCGCCGAGGGGCGCACCGACGACGACGGGCGGCTGCGCCATCAGGTGCCGCTGCACGACTGGCAGGCCGGCGGTTACCGGCTCATGTTCTATGTGGAGCCCTACCTGGGCGGTGACGCGTTCTTCCCGGAGATCACCGTCGCGTTCCACGTGCACGACCCGGAACGGCACTACCACGTGCCGCTGCTGCTGAGCCGTTACGGCTACACCACCTACCGAGGGAGCTGA
- the uraD gene encoding 2-oxo-4-hydroxy-4-carboxy-5-ureidoimidazoline decarboxylase gives MDGIETFNSLPAGELEADLLAVCAAPAWGRTVAALRPYPSKEALLTAAGTAARGLSWPEVVQGLSAHPRIGERAQGDSKEAAWSRREQSAAAGSADEETRAALIAANHAYEDKFGHVFLIFASGKSQEEILAAARARIGNDEATERAVVTGELGKIALLRLERLIDALD, from the coding sequence GTGGACGGGATCGAGACCTTCAACTCCCTGCCGGCCGGGGAGCTCGAGGCCGACCTGCTCGCCGTGTGCGCCGCCCCGGCCTGGGGCAGGACGGTCGCGGCACTGCGCCCGTACCCGTCGAAGGAAGCTCTGCTGACCGCGGCCGGGACGGCTGCACGGGGTCTGAGCTGGCCGGAGGTGGTGCAGGGTCTGTCCGCGCATCCGCGGATCGGGGAGCGGGCGCAGGGCGACTCGAAGGAGGCGGCGTGGTCGCGCCGCGAGCAGTCCGCGGCGGCGGGCAGCGCCGACGAGGAGACGCGCGCCGCGTTGATCGCCGCGAACCACGCCTACGAGGACAAATTCGGTCACGTGTTTCTGATCTTCGCGAGCGGGAAGTCGCAGGAGGAGATCCTGGCGGCTGCGCGGGCCCGGATCGGCAACGACGAGGCGACCGAGCGCGCCGTCGTCACCGGTGAGCTGGGCAAGATCGCCCTGCTGCGGCTGGAGAGGTTGATCGATGCCCTCGACTGA
- a CDS encoding PP2C family protein-serine/threonine phosphatase — translation MTLHLRWAAVTDRGHVRSNNQDAYYAGDRLLVVADGMGGMAAGDVASRLAVEAMTSLDVPIDNDSQMDALHKALEVANGRIAETVAGDAALQGMGTTLTAVIFSGDRAALAHVGDSRAYLLRDGRLNQLTKDDTYVQMLVDQGLIRPEEAGSHPRRAVVTQALQGEPVSPSYVIVEPEPRDRWLLCSDGLTTVVSAERIEEELLACDGPQDCAERLLDLALQGGGPDNITVIVADLDATA, via the coding sequence ATGACCTTGCACCTGCGGTGGGCGGCCGTCACCGATAGAGGCCACGTCCGGAGCAACAACCAGGACGCTTACTACGCCGGTGACCGGCTCCTCGTCGTCGCCGACGGCATGGGTGGCATGGCCGCCGGTGACGTCGCGAGCCGCCTCGCCGTCGAGGCGATGACCTCCCTCGACGTGCCGATCGACAACGACAGCCAGATGGACGCACTGCACAAGGCCCTCGAGGTGGCGAACGGCCGGATCGCCGAGACCGTCGCCGGCGACGCCGCGCTGCAGGGCATGGGCACGACGCTGACCGCCGTGATCTTCTCCGGTGACCGGGCAGCGCTGGCCCACGTCGGCGACTCCCGGGCGTACCTGCTGCGGGACGGCCGGCTGAACCAGCTCACCAAGGACGACACTTACGTCCAGATGCTCGTGGACCAGGGACTCATCCGGCCGGAGGAGGCGGGCAGCCACCCGCGCCGCGCGGTCGTGACCCAGGCGCTGCAGGGCGAGCCGGTCAGCCCGTCCTACGTCATCGTCGAGCCGGAGCCCCGCGACCGCTGGCTGCTGTGCAGCGACGGCCTCACCACGGTCGTCTCCGCCGAGCGGATCGAGGAGGAGCTGCTCGCCTGCGACGGACCGCAGGACTGCGCCGAGCGTCTGCTCGACCTCGCCCTGCAGGGTGGGGGCCCCGACAACATCACGGTGATCGTCGCCGATCTGGACGCGACCGCCTGA
- a CDS encoding putative bifunctional diguanylate cyclase/phosphodiesterase yields the protein MALLRVVMTTGRLSARSAVTLVLVAAVTAIGAWVVPDGPAQRLYDDLAQLAAGVLAAVICFRSGLKRSGARRRWRLLIAAGLTTWAAARLWWVVRDLVDPDRSAAAVPADVGFLTLPVFTFLALIAGSMALPRPAQASLRRDRVVLVIDAFLITGSLLALIWSALPGRIFDEVGDNPLVVGAAAVYPIADLMLVVVGVLLLTTRPTSAAGRVPLRLMTLAMLAFGVSDTLRMLHLSTGVLTPWESAGYLLGPGLLALAALTNPTLTDQPVVAPAEADWLHLLLPYVPVVATGVVIAVRTGAGGQLTSYEAYLGWLGLGLVVARQMFTIVDNTVLLARVSEGQQRLHHQAYHDPLTGLANRALFRERLVLALDGHRHRRMPVALLFADLDDFKLINDSFGHAMGDRLLRAIGDRLIASVGPGDLVARLGGDEFAVLLERPASEAEPAAQRILTALREPFEIDGHTVGISASLGLVLPEPGDVDLSADTLLRRADAAMYVSKRRGKNALARYTGGSDGGPNADLPHLLARALSGSPAANGFEVHYQPIVRFSDGAIVAVEALARWTDPIAGPVDPDVFVTVAERTGLVAAIDDFVLDRACADASALANTYGRPIDMHVNVSAARLGQHGLEEAVDRALQRHALRPSRLVVEITETRRIPDLPRAIEVAERLRRRGVRVALDDFGSGYNALAQLHSLPVDIVKLDSTLTDVDVSPERAGALCRSVLAICAELNIAVVAEGIETPARARALAALGCDLGQGYLFGQPGPVHRLTATIPTQPTPHSSPHLAS from the coding sequence GTGGCTCTGCTGCGGGTGGTGATGACGACGGGACGGCTGTCAGCACGATCAGCCGTGACGCTGGTGCTCGTCGCCGCCGTCACGGCGATCGGCGCGTGGGTGGTTCCCGACGGCCCGGCCCAGCGGCTCTACGACGACCTGGCCCAACTCGCCGCCGGTGTGCTCGCGGCCGTCATCTGCTTCCGGTCGGGCCTGAAACGATCCGGGGCCCGGCGCCGCTGGCGGCTGCTGATCGCCGCCGGACTCACCACCTGGGCCGCCGCCCGGCTCTGGTGGGTCGTCCGTGACCTCGTCGACCCGGACCGCAGCGCGGCAGCCGTGCCCGCCGACGTCGGCTTCCTCACGCTGCCCGTCTTCACCTTCCTGGCCCTGATCGCCGGCTCGATGGCCCTGCCGCGGCCCGCGCAGGCGTCACTGCGCCGCGACCGGGTCGTGCTCGTCATCGACGCGTTCCTGATCACCGGCTCGCTGCTCGCACTGATCTGGTCGGCACTGCCCGGACGGATCTTCGACGAGGTCGGCGACAACCCGCTCGTCGTCGGGGCCGCCGCCGTCTACCCGATCGCCGACCTGATGCTCGTGGTCGTCGGCGTGCTGCTGCTGACGACCCGCCCGACCTCGGCCGCCGGCCGGGTGCCGCTGCGGCTGATGACACTGGCGATGCTCGCCTTCGGCGTCTCCGACACGCTGCGGATGCTCCACCTGAGCACCGGCGTCCTGACACCGTGGGAGTCCGCCGGCTATCTGCTCGGCCCGGGCCTGCTCGCACTCGCGGCCCTCACCAACCCCACTCTCACCGACCAGCCCGTCGTCGCCCCCGCCGAGGCCGACTGGCTCCACCTGCTGCTGCCGTACGTGCCGGTCGTCGCCACGGGTGTGGTCATCGCGGTGCGGACGGGGGCGGGCGGGCAGCTCACGTCGTACGAGGCATATCTGGGCTGGCTGGGTCTGGGTCTGGTCGTGGCCCGGCAGATGTTCACCATCGTGGACAACACGGTCCTGCTCGCCCGGGTGTCCGAGGGCCAGCAGCGGCTGCACCACCAGGCCTACCACGACCCGCTGACCGGGCTGGCCAACCGCGCGTTGTTCCGCGAGCGGCTGGTCCTCGCGCTCGACGGCCACCGTCACCGCCGGATGCCCGTGGCGCTGCTCTTCGCCGACCTCGACGACTTCAAACTCATCAACGACAGCTTCGGCCACGCCATGGGCGACCGCCTGCTCCGCGCCATCGGCGACCGCCTGATCGCCTCCGTCGGCCCCGGCGACCTGGTCGCCCGGCTCGGCGGCGACGAGTTCGCGGTGCTCCTGGAACGCCCGGCGTCCGAGGCCGAACCCGCGGCCCAGCGCATCCTCACGGCGCTGCGCGAACCCTTCGAGATCGACGGCCACACGGTCGGCATCAGCGCCAGCCTCGGCCTGGTCCTGCCCGAACCCGGCGACGTCGACCTGTCCGCCGACACCCTCCTGCGCCGCGCCGACGCCGCGATGTACGTCAGCAAACGCCGCGGCAAGAACGCCCTCGCCCGCTACACCGGCGGCTCCGACGGCGGCCCGAACGCCGACCTGCCCCACCTCCTCGCCCGCGCCCTGTCCGGCTCACCCGCCGCCAACGGCTTCGAGGTCCACTACCAGCCGATCGTCCGCTTCTCCGACGGCGCGATCGTCGCCGTCGAAGCCCTCGCCCGGTGGACCGACCCCATCGCCGGCCCGGTCGACCCCGACGTCTTCGTCACCGTCGCCGAACGCACCGGCCTCGTCGCCGCCATCGACGACTTCGTCCTCGACCGAGCCTGCGCGGACGCCTCAGCCCTGGCCAACACGTACGGCCGCCCGATCGACATGCACGTGAACGTGTCCGCGGCCCGCCTGGGCCAGCACGGCTTGGAGGAGGCGGTGGACCGCGCCCTGCAACGCCACGCCCTCCGCCCGTCCCGCCTGGTCGTCGAAATCACCGAAACCCGCCGCATCCCCGACCTGCCCCGCGCGATCGAGGTGGCCGAACGCCTCCGCCGCCGCGGTGTCCGGGTGGCGCTCGACGACTTCGGCAGCGGCTACAACGCGCTGGCGCAGCTCCACTCGTTGCCGGTCGACATCGTCAAACTCGACTCCACCCTGACCGACGTCGACGTCTCACCCGAACGGGCCGGGGCGCTGTGCCGCTCGGTCCTCGCGATCTGCGCCGAGCTCAACATCGCGGTGGTCGCCGAGGGAATCGAAACGCCGGCGCGGGCCCGGGCGCTGGCGGCGCTGGGGTGTGATCTGGGGCAGGGGTATCTGTTCGGGCAGCCGGGACCGGTCCACCGCCTGACCGCGACGATCCCCACTCAGCCGACGCCGCACTCAAGCCCACACCTAGCCTCCTAG
- a CDS encoding DUF1996 domain-containing protein → MRTSPAHVAPEEAAKRRRRTTRFALASAVAVTLGGSGIYIANANAAETVVPGRVQAEAFAAQSGAQTEGTGDADGGKNVGWLAAGDWLRFDNVAITSKDLTARVASDNSAGGSIELHLGSQTGALLATIPVTRTGGWQKWATVKATGASVPTGGQTVFAVMKSAQQNDFVNLNWFTFGAAGTPSAPASSSTPAPVPTTAAPTPTGGTPSGDGWVTMDKAKWEAQLAAFTKMTPKAVPAGNVRVPEFNASCTVSHSKPDDPIVFPGLAGASHMHTFMGNDSTDANTTTMTLLENAGSSCKPGEDRSAYWIPELTENGKKVDPHGVTVYYGSRLKDPAKTVPFPQGFRMIVGDAKKQIDTPKGAPGQFWCAGAGGETGRSTDGNWPVCAKTAELTFQLTFPDCWDGVHLDSPDHKSHIGGTGPDGTCASGKFPVAIPSLSFVIGYPTSGSPAGFKLASGNASSMHGDAFFAWDDEALGSRVKNCIVQKAKCDSFGNF, encoded by the coding sequence ATGCGGACATCCCCCGCCCATGTCGCGCCCGAAGAGGCCGCCAAGCGCCGCCGCCGTACCACCCGCTTCGCCCTGGCCTCCGCGGTCGCCGTGACCCTGGGCGGCAGTGGCATCTACATCGCCAACGCGAACGCCGCCGAGACCGTCGTCCCGGGCCGCGTCCAGGCCGAGGCCTTCGCCGCGCAGTCCGGCGCCCAGACCGAGGGGACGGGCGACGCCGACGGCGGCAAGAACGTCGGCTGGCTCGCCGCCGGTGACTGGCTGCGTTTCGACAACGTCGCGATCACCAGCAAGGACCTCACCGCCCGGGTCGCCTCGGACAACTCCGCCGGCGGTTCCATCGAGCTGCACCTCGGTTCGCAGACGGGCGCGCTGCTCGCGACGATCCCGGTGACGCGGACCGGCGGCTGGCAGAAGTGGGCGACCGTCAAGGCCACCGGGGCGTCGGTGCCGACGGGCGGGCAGACCGTCTTCGCCGTCATGAAGAGCGCGCAGCAGAACGACTTCGTGAACCTGAACTGGTTCACCTTCGGCGCGGCCGGCACGCCGTCGGCGCCCGCGTCGTCGTCGACGCCCGCTCCGGTGCCGACCACGGCTGCGCCCACCCCCACCGGTGGCACCCCCTCCGGTGACGGCTGGGTGACGATGGACAAGGCGAAGTGGGAGGCCCAGCTCGCCGCGTTCACCAAGATGACGCCGAAGGCGGTACCGGCCGGCAACGTGCGGGTGCCCGAGTTCAACGCGTCCTGCACGGTCAGCCACTCGAAGCCCGACGACCCGATCGTCTTCCCGGGCCTGGCGGGTGCCTCGCACATGCACACGTTCATGGGCAACGACAGCACCGACGCCAACACCACGACGATGACGCTGCTCGAGAACGCCGGCTCCAGCTGCAAGCCCGGCGAGGACCGGTCCGCGTACTGGATCCCGGAGCTGACCGAGAACGGCAAGAAGGTCGACCCGCACGGCGTCACGGTCTACTACGGCTCGCGCCTCAAGGACCCGGCCAAGACCGTGCCGTTCCCGCAGGGCTTCCGCATGATCGTCGGCGACGCCAAGAAGCAGATCGACACCCCGAAGGGTGCCCCCGGCCAGTTCTGGTGCGCCGGCGCCGGTGGCGAGACCGGTCGCAGCACCGACGGCAACTGGCCCGTCTGCGCCAAGACCGCCGAGCTGACCTTCCAGCTCACCTTCCCGGACTGCTGGGACGGCGTGCACCTGGACAGCCCCGACCACAAGTCGCACATCGGCGGTACCGGCCCCGACGGCACCTGCGCCAGCGGCAAGTTCCCGGTGGCCATCCCCTCGCTGTCCTTCGTGATCGGCTACCCGACCTCGGGCAGCCCGGCCGGCTTCAAGCTGGCCTCCGGCAACGCCTCCTCGATGCACGGTGACGCCTTCTTCGCCTGGGACGACGAGGCGCTGGGCAGCCGCGTGAAGAACTGCATCGTCCAGAAGGCCAAGTGCGACTCGTTCGGCAACTTCTGA
- a CDS encoding 8-oxoguanine deaminase, giving the protein MIVIENVAVATVDANGTEYTDGHVVVGDDGRIRAVGSGHAGRFPGSHRHVDGTGCLVTPGLVNTHHHLYQWVTRGLAQDDNLFGWLTTLYPIWGRIDAETVGAAAGAGLGWLALSGCTTSMDHHYVFPRDGGDVLAAEIEAAQQIGLRFHPTRGSMDLGQSSGGLPPDHVVEETDAALAATEAAIDRWHDPSPESMLQIGVSPCSPFSVTSRLMSEAAELARRKGVRLHTHLAETDDEEDFCREKFGCTPVEYAERLGWLGEDVWLAHGVHLDDAAVAKLAATGTGVAHCPSSNARLGAGLARVRDLLDAGAPVGLGVDGSASQEAAHLGEELRQALYVARLRGGPKAMSARESLRLGTMGGARCLGRQDDIGSLEVGKLADLVLWRLDGLGHDGIDDKVAALVLGPAAPVELALVGGRPVVERGQLVNADAEALTRRARRAHRRLLSEV; this is encoded by the coding sequence GTGATCGTCATCGAGAACGTCGCGGTCGCCACGGTCGACGCGAACGGCACGGAGTACACCGACGGGCACGTCGTGGTCGGCGACGACGGCCGGATCCGGGCGGTCGGTTCCGGTCACGCCGGCCGGTTCCCCGGCTCGCACCGCCACGTCGACGGCACCGGCTGCCTGGTCACCCCGGGTCTGGTGAACACCCACCACCACCTGTATCAGTGGGTGACGCGCGGCCTGGCCCAGGACGACAACCTGTTCGGCTGGCTCACCACGCTGTACCCGATCTGGGGCCGCATCGACGCCGAGACGGTCGGCGCGGCGGCGGGTGCGGGTCTGGGCTGGCTGGCCCTGTCCGGCTGCACGACGAGCATGGACCACCACTACGTCTTCCCGCGTGACGGCGGTGACGTGCTGGCCGCCGAGATCGAGGCCGCGCAGCAGATCGGGCTGCGGTTCCACCCGACCCGCGGCTCGATGGATCTCGGGCAGTCGTCGGGCGGGCTGCCGCCGGACCACGTGGTCGAGGAGACCGACGCGGCGCTCGCGGCCACCGAGGCCGCCATCGACCGCTGGCACGACCCGTCGCCGGAGTCGATGCTGCAGATCGGCGTCTCCCCGTGCTCGCCGTTCTCCGTCACCTCGCGGCTGATGAGCGAGGCTGCGGAACTGGCCCGGCGCAAGGGAGTCCGGCTGCACACCCACCTCGCCGAGACCGACGACGAGGAGGACTTCTGCCGGGAGAAGTTCGGCTGCACCCCCGTCGAGTACGCCGAACGCCTCGGCTGGCTGGGCGAGGACGTGTGGCTGGCCCACGGCGTGCACCTCGACGACGCGGCCGTGGCCAAGCTCGCCGCGACCGGCACCGGGGTCGCGCACTGCCCGAGTTCCAACGCGCGTCTCGGCGCCGGGCTGGCCCGCGTCCGGGACCTGCTCGACGCCGGCGCCCCCGTGGGTCTGGGCGTGGACGGCTCCGCCTCGCAGGAGGCCGCCCACCTGGGTGAGGAGCTCCGCCAGGCCCTGTACGTCGCCCGGCTCCGCGGTGGCCCGAAGGCAATGTCGGCGCGGGAGTCCCTGCGGCTCGGCACGATGGGCGGGGCGCGGTGTCTCGGCCGCCAGGACGACATCGGCTCCCTCGAGGTGGGTAAGCTCGCGGACCTGGTGCTGTGGCGCCTCGACGGGCTGGGTCACGACGGCATCGACGACAAGGTCGCGGCGCTGGTGCTGGGCCCGGCCGCCCCGGTCGAGCTGGCTCTCGTCGGCGGCCGGCCCGTTGTCGAGCGCGGTCAGCTGGTCAACGCCGACGCCGAGGCGCTGACCCGCCGGGCACGCCGCGCACACCGACGGCTACTGAGCGAAGTTTAG